A window from Thermosipho africanus Ob7 encodes these proteins:
- the gmk gene encoding guanylate kinase, with amino-acid sequence MKGTLFVVSGPSGVGKTSIISALMNKLENIVFSVSCTTRPPRPGEVDGVDYFFVSRDKFIEMREKGEFLEWAEVHGNLYGTPKRFVLENIEKGNRIILDIDVQGALQVKRNFDDAVFIFVAPPSYEVLKERLLKRGTENSQSMLKRLENAKWEMSKIVEFDYLIVNSDLEKSILAMKSIVIAESYRTRRILDEELIKRLFKGVSESETGN; translated from the coding sequence ATGAAGGGGACTTTATTTGTAGTTAGTGGACCATCAGGAGTTGGAAAAACAAGTATTATTAGTGCCCTTATGAATAAACTAGAGAATATAGTTTTTTCTGTTTCATGTACTACACGCCCACCACGTCCAGGAGAAGTTGATGGTGTAGATTATTTTTTTGTGAGTAGAGATAAGTTTATTGAAATGAGAGAAAAAGGCGAATTTTTAGAATGGGCGGAAGTGCATGGAAATTTGTATGGAACGCCAAAAAGATTTGTACTTGAAAATATTGAAAAAGGTAATAGAATAATATTGGATATAGATGTACAAGGAGCATTGCAGGTAAAGAGAAATTTTGATGATGCAGTATTTATCTTTGTTGCACCACCAAGTTATGAAGTTTTGAAGGAGAGGCTTTTAAAAAGAGGAACTGAAAATAGCCAGTCGATGTTAAAAAGGCTTGAAAATGCAAAGTGGGAAATGTCAAAGATTGTTGAATTTGATTATTTAATAGTAAATAGTGATCTTGAAAAGTCTATACTTGCAATGAAATCTATAGTTATTGCAGAATCGTACAGAACAAGGAGAATTTTAGACGAAGAATTGATAAAACGGCTTTTTAAAGGGGTGAGTGAAAGTGAGACCGGTAATTAA
- a CDS encoding YicC/YloC family endoribonuclease, translating to MLKSMTGYAKVEKFSEKFRVSCEVKSLNSKGLDINVSLPYYLSSKEIEITKIISSFLTRGKVNLRINVKFLTPVNLSIDYVMAKSYYDTLEGVRESLGIQNSIVLGDLLNFREIFRGDIEDEVVEELWNFTKEVLSSSLEMLVEERKKEGQKICKDIENMVNKIEEITLNIEKVASDMKEEIAKKLRESVEEILPENVEMDTNQFETAVALIADKADIREEIERLKSHIDRMKELLLKDEPVGMLFNFLTQEVHREFNTILSKSRMLEISNLALEGKYINSQLKEQIQNVE from the coding sequence TTGCTAAAAAGTATGACTGGCTATGCCAAAGTGGAAAAGTTTTCAGAAAAATTTAGAGTAAGTTGTGAAGTAAAAAGTCTCAATTCAAAGGGATTAGATATTAATGTATCCCTTCCTTACTATTTATCTTCAAAAGAAATTGAAATTACTAAGATAATTTCAAGTTTTTTGACCCGTGGAAAGGTTAATTTAAGAATAAATGTTAAGTTTTTAACACCGGTAAATCTTTCGATTGATTATGTTATGGCAAAATCGTACTATGATACATTAGAAGGTGTAAGAGAAAGTCTTGGAATACAAAATTCGATAGTTTTGGGTGATTTATTGAATTTTAGAGAAATTTTTCGTGGAGATATAGAAGATGAAGTGGTTGAAGAATTGTGGAATTTTACAAAAGAAGTTTTATCATCGTCTTTAGAGATGTTAGTTGAGGAAAGAAAAAAGGAAGGTCAAAAGATATGTAAAGATATAGAAAATATGGTGAATAAAATAGAAGAGATTACATTAAATATAGAAAAAGTAGCGAGTGATATGAAAGAGGAAATTGCAAAGAAATTGAGAGAAAGTGTTGAAGAAATTTTACCTGAGAATGTTGAGATGGATACGAACCAATTTGAAACAGCGGTAGCTTTGATAGCAGATAAAGCAGATATAAGGGAAGAAATAGAAAGATTAAAAAGTCATATAGATAGGATGAAAGAACTTTTATTAAAAGATGAACCCGTTGGAATGTTATTTAATTTTCTAACACAAGAAGTTCACAGAGAATTTAATACGATACTTTCAAAAAGCAGAATGCTTGAAATTAGCAATTTAGCCCTTGAGGGCAAATATATTAATTCACAATTGAAAGAGCAAATTCAAAACGTTGAATAA
- a CDS encoding MFS transporter, with amino-acid sequence MIKKDKQFRKFQMYGFLKNLRFFEPFLILFFLSSGLSYLQIGILYSIKSIATNILEIPTGVIADLYGRKKSMLFSMISYIISFLIFYFSRSFYLYILAMIFFSFGEAFRTGTHKAMIFQYLKINGMENLKVQYYGATRAASQLGSALNSLIAASIVFVSGNYRTVFFIAILPYILNLINLATYPNELDKAEVKKTKKQTLKDFIDAVASWRVLKILLNTSSYSAIFKSLKDYLQPILESFALSIPIFVWLDDKKRSSIVIGIVYFFLYLLTSYASKNSWKIGKKSSSFALNLTLFVGALSVIFAGVSYIFNFYIVSILIFIVLYILENLRRPIAVSYVGDNVESDALASVLSVESQATTLLTAVFSIVLGFFADKLGVGQAVSILGIILLLMSLFFKIKD; translated from the coding sequence ATGATAAAGAAGGATAAACAATTTAGAAAATTTCAAATGTATGGCTTTCTGAAAAATTTGCGTTTTTTTGAGCCGTTTTTGATTTTATTCTTCCTTTCTTCTGGTCTTAGCTATCTTCAAATTGGAATTCTTTACTCAATTAAAAGCATTGCTACTAACATTTTAGAAATACCAACTGGTGTAATTGCAGATTTGTATGGGCGAAAAAAATCTATGCTTTTTTCTATGATATCCTATATTATCTCCTTTTTGATTTTTTATTTTTCAAGATCGTTTTATTTGTACATACTTGCAATGATATTTTTTTCTTTTGGAGAAGCTTTTAGAACCGGTACACACAAGGCAATGATTTTTCAGTATTTAAAAATTAATGGTATGGAAAATTTAAAGGTTCAATATTATGGAGCGACAAGAGCGGCCTCGCAGCTTGGCTCAGCACTTAATTCATTGATTGCTGCATCTATAGTTTTTGTAAGCGGAAACTATAGAACTGTATTTTTTATTGCAATTCTTCCATATATATTAAATTTAATTAATCTTGCAACTTATCCTAATGAACTTGATAAAGCTGAAGTAAAAAAGACAAAAAAACAAACTTTAAAAGACTTTATAGATGCTGTTGCAAGCTGGAGGGTTTTAAAAATACTTTTAAATACATCAAGCTATTCTGCTATTTTTAAAAGTTTAAAAGATTATTTGCAACCTATTTTGGAATCATTTGCATTGTCAATTCCAATATTTGTGTGGTTAGATGATAAAAAGAGATCTTCCATTGTGATTGGTATTGTGTACTTTTTTCTTTACCTTTTAACTTCATATGCATCTAAAAATTCATGGAAGATTGGAAAGAAAAGTTCCTCATTTGCTTTAAATTTGACATTATTTGTAGGTGCATTATCGGTAATTTTTGCAGGAGTAAGCTATATTTTTAATTTCTATATAGTTTCTATTTTGATCTTCATTGTTTTGTACATACTTGAGAATTTAAGACGTCCAATTGCAGTTTCATATGTAGGAGACAATGTTGAATCTGATGCTCTTGCCTCAGTTTTGTCAGTTGAATCACAAGCTACAACATTACTGACGGCAGTTTTCTCGATAGTTTTGGGTTTTTTTGCAGATAAATTAGGAGTTGGACAAGCAGTATCAATTTTAGGAATAATTCTACTTTTGATGAGTTTGTTTTTTAAGATAAAAGATTGA
- a CDS encoding DUF370 domain-containing protein — translation MFGLINIGFGNVIAGDRIVAIVNPESAPLKRLKEDAKEEGKLIDATYGRKTRAILISDSNHIILSAIQPETIAQRFMQSFFEIEEQLDKIRRKG, via the coding sequence ATGTTTGGTTTAATTAATATTGGTTTTGGAAATGTAATTGCAGGTGACAGGATTGTAGCAATTGTTAATCCTGAAAGTGCACCACTTAAAAGACTAAAAGAAGATGCAAAGGAAGAAGGAAAGCTTATAGATGCAACATACGGGAGAAAAACAAGAGCTATCCTAATTTCCGATAGTAACCATATAATTTTAAGTGCAATTCAGCCAGAAACTATTGCCCAAAGGTTTATGCAATCATTCTTTGAAATAGAAGAACAACTTGACAAAATTAGAAGAAAGGGATAA
- the cas1b gene encoding type I-B CRISPR-associated endonuclease Cas1b, producing METLYIFTDGELKRKNHALYFVPKSKDSNPFFVPLKNISSIMIFSEVSFNKKFLGLLAKEGIPTFFYGYYGDFIGSFYPPENNKTGEMIVLQFQYYYDLSKRLEIAKEILESAVLNMLWVLNGYKEVTNEELNYIVKIKDSLKKQNNIPALMAIEGNIRKAYYKALGKIVKRKGFDFDERLKRPPKDEINALISFGNIILYNTVLAEIYKTSLEPRISFLHETNKRKFSLQLDIAEIFKPIIVDKAILKLVNKKEIKKEDFNFNNNGVFLYEDAKKKFINEIEERLNKKVTIYENQNVTFKTVIRHECYKLIRHLKGVEKFKGFVMG from the coding sequence ATGGAAACCTTATATATTTTTACTGATGGGGAACTAAAAAGAAAAAACCACGCGTTATACTTTGTTCCAAAAAGCAAAGATTCAAATCCATTTTTTGTTCCATTAAAAAATATTTCTTCAATTATGATTTTTTCAGAGGTAAGTTTTAATAAAAAATTTTTGGGTTTGTTAGCGAAAGAAGGTATACCTACCTTTTTTTATGGTTATTATGGGGATTTTATTGGTTCTTTTTATCCACCAGAGAACAATAAAACTGGAGAGATGATAGTTTTGCAGTTTCAATATTATTATGATTTAAGTAAAAGGCTTGAAATTGCAAAAGAAATATTAGAATCTGCAGTTTTGAATATGCTTTGGGTGCTGAATGGATATAAAGAAGTTACTAATGAAGAGTTAAATTATATAGTAAAGATTAAGGATAGTTTGAAAAAGCAAAATAATATACCAGCCTTAATGGCCATAGAAGGAAATATTAGAAAGGCTTATTATAAAGCTTTAGGGAAAATTGTAAAGCGTAAAGGATTTGATTTTGACGAAAGACTAAAAAGACCTCCAAAAGATGAAATAAATGCACTTATAAGCTTTGGAAATATAATACTTTATAATACAGTTTTAGCCGAGATATATAAAACTTCTTTAGAGCCAAGAATAAGTTTTTTGCATGAAACAAATAAGCGTAAATTTTCTTTACAACTTGATATTGCAGAGATTTTTAAACCAATAATTGTGGATAAAGCAATTTTGAAATTAGTGAATAAAAAAGAAATTAAAAAAGAAGACTTTAATTTTAACAACAATGGGGTATTTTTATATGAAGATGCAAAGAAAAAATTTATAAATGAAATTGAGGAGAGATTAAATAAGAAAGTTACAATTTATGAAAATCAAAATGTAACTTTTAAAACAGTAATAAGGCATGAATGTTATAAATTGATCAGACATTTAAAAGGAGTTGAAAAATTTAAGGGATTTGTGATGGGGTGA
- the cas2 gene encoding CRISPR-associated endonuclease Cas2, protein MIFLYLIMIYDVNKKRVGKVLKVARKYLKWVQNSVLEGKITKSNFETLRNQILSIIDEDEDTIYWYILEPEFVPYRKIYGNKKINVTNII, encoded by the coding sequence GTGATTTTTTTGTATTTGATAATGATTTACGATGTAAATAAAAAGAGAGTTGGAAAAGTTTTAAAAGTAGCAAGAAAGTATTTAAAATGGGTTCAAAATTCAGTGTTAGAAGGTAAAATAACTAAGAGTAATTTTGAAACGTTAAGGAATCAAATTTTAAGTATAATAGATGAAGATGAAGACACTATTTATTGGTATATATTAGAACCGGAGTTTGTACCATATAGAAAAATTTATGGGAACAAAAAAATTAATGTAACAAATATAATTTAA
- the cas2 gene encoding CRISPR-associated endonuclease Cas2, protein MIYLKYLLLVYDVNEKRVNKIHRILKKYLVWQQNSTFEGYLSQSNIKKLFYEVKNKINEEEDSVVVYFFNSNKVFRKVIDGKDKCIFNNKFI, encoded by the coding sequence GTGATTTATTTGAAGTATCTTTTGCTTGTTTATGATGTAAATGAAAAAAGAGTGAACAAAATACATAGAATTTTAAAAAAATACCTTGTTTGGCAGCAAAATTCAACTTTTGAAGGGTATTTATCTCAATCAAATATTAAAAAATTGTTCTATGAAGTTAAAAATAAAATTAATGAAGAAGAGGATAGTGTTGTAGTCTATTTTTTTAATTCAAATAAGGTTTTTAGAAAAGTTATTGATGGAAAGGATAAGTGTATATTTAATAATAAGTTTATCTAA
- a CDS encoding radical SAM/SPASM domain-containing protein — MRYPKIIEFELTTACNYSCKHCYCNAGKKSTNELSFDEVKKVLHDLKDANVEIVDLIGGEPLIRQDIVDIISYAASIGLDVMLNTNASLASKEIVKRIKEVYPQLKVGISFDGHTPEIHDFVRGPGAFEKTYRGFLNFLEEGFDVTVLHVVNKVNYEHFEEMVKFAIEHNVSLYVDRFVPVGRGELYKDLLLPTKKEVEHVRKVIKKYENKLTFYVEENISGGLCTAGREHASVLVDGTVVPCGHFRYDKEYYMGNLKEKPFKQIWESYNPDILISNCKGCPHFSNCFGGCRAFAKKLGLDYDPIFCEVHVDDKEG, encoded by the coding sequence ATGCGGTATCCGAAGATAATCGAATTTGAACTAACGACTGCTTGTAATTATTCATGTAAACACTGCTATTGTAATGCAGGGAAAAAGTCTACTAATGAGCTTTCTTTTGATGAGGTGAAAAAGGTATTACATGATTTAAAAGATGCAAATGTTGAAATTGTTGATCTAATTGGTGGGGAGCCTTTAATAAGGCAAGATATTGTTGATATCATTTCTTATGCTGCAAGTATTGGACTCGATGTTATGTTAAATACTAATGCATCACTTGCAAGCAAAGAAATTGTCAAAAGGATTAAGGAAGTTTATCCACAGTTAAAGGTAGGAATTTCATTTGATGGACATACACCAGAAATTCACGATTTTGTTAGAGGACCTGGTGCATTTGAAAAAACATATAGAGGATTTCTTAATTTTCTTGAAGAAGGGTTTGATGTTACGGTATTGCATGTTGTAAATAAGGTAAATTATGAGCATTTTGAAGAGATGGTTAAATTTGCAATAGAACATAATGTTTCACTTTATGTAGATAGATTTGTCCCTGTAGGCAGAGGAGAACTTTATAAAGATCTTCTTTTGCCAACTAAAAAAGAAGTTGAGCATGTTAGAAAAGTAATTAAAAAGTATGAAAATAAATTAACGTTTTATGTTGAAGAGAATATTTCTGGAGGGTTGTGCACTGCAGGTAGAGAGCATGCATCTGTTTTAGTAGATGGAACGGTTGTTCCTTGTGGTCATTTTAGATATGATAAAGAATACTATATGGGAAATTTGAAGGAAAAGCCATTTAAGCAAATTTGGGAAAGTTATAACCCGGATATATTAATTTCAAATTGTAAGGGTTGTCCTCATTTTAGCAATTGCTTTGGTGGATGTAGAGCATTTGCAAAGAAATTAGGTTTGGATTATGACCCAATATTTTGCGAGGTGCATGTAGATGATAAAGAAGGATAA
- a CDS encoding FKBP-type peptidyl-prolyl cis-trans isomerase: protein MGIKSGDKVKVHYVGKFEDGEVFDSSVGKEPLEFVVGMNQVIPGFEEGLMGMEVGEKRTINVPFEKAYGPYREDLVFPVEKSKLPEDVAVDHLLEVHQPDGSSFIVRVSDIKNDMAYLDANHPLAGKNLIFEVEIVSIG from the coding sequence ATGGGTATTAAAAGTGGAGACAAAGTTAAAGTCCATTATGTGGGAAAATTTGAGGATGGAGAAGTTTTTGACAGTTCAGTTGGAAAAGAGCCATTAGAATTTGTAGTTGGTATGAACCAAGTTATTCCAGGCTTTGAAGAGGGTTTGATGGGTATGGAAGTTGGAGAAAAAAGGACAATCAATGTTCCGTTTGAAAAGGCATATGGGCCTTATAGAGAAGATCTTGTTTTTCCAGTTGAAAAGTCAAAGCTTCCAGAAGATGTTGCGGTGGATCATTTGTTGGAAGTTCATCAACCAGATGGTAGTAGCTTTATTGTTAGAGTAAGTGATATAAAAAATGACATGGCTTATTTAGATGCAAATCATCCACTTGCAGGGAAAAACTTGATATTTGAAGTAGAGATAGTTTCTATTGGTTAA
- the rpoZ gene encoding DNA-directed RNA polymerase subunit omega, translated as MRPVINYDELLKKIPYKFAIPIAAAKRAENLKEFAKPYVETWDNNYVSIALKELSEGYIRIKNEEILKVLIPNVK; from the coding sequence GTGAGACCGGTAATTAACTACGATGAACTACTAAAGAAGATTCCCTACAAATTTGCTATTCCAATTGCAGCGGCAAAACGTGCAGAAAATTTAAAGGAATTTGCAAAACCTTATGTTGAAACTTGGGATAACAACTATGTAAGTATTGCGCTAAAGGAATTGAGTGAAGGTTATATAAGGATTAAGAACGAAGAAATTTTGAAAGTTTTAATTCCAAATGTAAAGTAA
- a CDS encoding 2-oxoacid:acceptor oxidoreductase family protein, translated as MRFVFAGFGGQGVMLMGQILAYAGMIEGKSVTWMPSYGPEMRGGTANCTVVVEDKEVASPVVDKAEVVVAMNIPSMLKFQSFVTDGGYLFLNESVIDREPERKDGINIYKINCNEIADELGNLKVANMVMLGAVIGATNIVSKESVIKALEQKLTGKKADLIDINIKAIERGMQEASKQ; from the coding sequence ATGAGGTTTGTATTTGCAGGATTTGGTGGTCAAGGTGTAATGCTTATGGGTCAAATCCTTGCTTATGCAGGAATGATTGAGGGAAAGAGTGTAACTTGGATGCCATCATACGGTCCAGAAATGCGCGGTGGAACTGCAAATTGTACCGTTGTAGTTGAAGACAAAGAAGTTGCATCACCAGTGGTAGATAAAGCAGAAGTTGTAGTAGCTATGAATATTCCTTCAATGCTTAAATTTCAAAGCTTTGTAACTGATGGAGGATACTTGTTCTTAAACGAGTCGGTTATAGACAGAGAACCTGAAAGAAAAGATGGAATAAATATTTACAAAATAAATTGTAATGAAATAGCAGATGAACTTGGAAATTTAAAAGTAGCAAACATGGTAATGCTTGGAGCAGTAATTGGGGCTACAAATATAGTTTCAAAAGAAAGTGTAATAAAAGCACTTGAGCAAAAATTAACTGGGAAAAAAGCAGACCTTATAGATATTAATATTAAAGCTATTGAAAGAGGAATGCAGGAAGCTAGCAAGCAGTAG
- a CDS encoding M42 family metallopeptidase has product MYLKELSEINGVSGNEKKVRDFIIEKIKDKVDKFWVDRMGNLIAFKKGNGKAKVVLDAHMDEVGFMITNIEEDGSLSFMPVGGVDPRVVIGKKVIINDEIIGVIGFKAIHLQDDPYKAPEFSQLKIDAGFSSKAEAEKKVKIGDYVAFTTKYKEIGNFATGKAFDDRGGCSILIDLIESNVKSDYDLYFVFSVQEETGLRGAAVVSEQIKPDFAIALETTTAGDNPELDKSQWATHIGDGPALTFLHSGYVIDKDLFDALVDTAKKNNIPFQYKRRTAGGTNAARYARSTYGVPAAVISIPSRYIHSPIIVISLDDYKNSVLLVKKFLESAPVVK; this is encoded by the coding sequence ATGTATTTAAAAGAACTTTCTGAAATAAATGGAGTCTCAGGAAATGAAAAAAAAGTAAGAGACTTTATCATAGAAAAGATAAAAGATAAAGTTGATAAATTTTGGGTAGATAGAATGGGAAATTTAATTGCCTTCAAGAAAGGAAATGGTAAGGCAAAAGTTGTTTTGGATGCACACATGGACGAAGTTGGCTTCATGATTACAAATATTGAAGAAGACGGATCACTTTCTTTCATGCCAGTTGGAGGTGTAGATCCAAGGGTAGTAATCGGCAAAAAAGTCATTATTAACGACGAAATAATAGGGGTTATTGGCTTTAAAGCAATTCACTTGCAAGATGATCCGTATAAAGCTCCTGAATTTTCACAATTAAAAATAGATGCAGGATTTTCTTCAAAGGCTGAAGCAGAAAAAAAGGTTAAAATAGGTGATTACGTTGCATTTACAACAAAATATAAAGAAATTGGCAACTTTGCAACTGGTAAAGCATTTGACGATAGAGGCGGCTGTAGCATTTTAATAGATTTAATTGAAAGTAATGTAAAAAGTGACTATGACCTCTATTTTGTATTTAGCGTTCAAGAAGAAACAGGTCTTCGTGGTGCAGCAGTTGTTAGCGAACAAATAAAACCAGATTTTGCAATTGCACTTGAAACAACAACAGCTGGTGATAATCCTGAATTAGATAAATCTCAATGGGCAACTCATATTGGTGATGGTCCAGCTTTGACATTCTTACATTCAGGCTATGTCATCGATAAAGACTTATTCGATGCACTTGTTGATACTGCAAAGAAAAATAACATTCCGTTCCAGTATAAAAGAAGAACCGCCGGTGGAACAAATGCTGCAAGATATGCAAGAAGTACATACGGTGTTCCTGCTGCAGTAATTTCAATTCCTTCAAGATACATTCACAGCCCTATAATAGTAATAAGCCTTGATGATTATAAAAACAGTGTTTTACTAGTTAAAAAATTTCTCGAAAGTGCTCCAGTAGTAAAATAA